In Patescibacteria group bacterium, the following proteins share a genomic window:
- a CDS encoding CGGC domain-containing protein, translating into MTRIGILTCSNATQDLGCSSASCLADFRKKRGYFKEYEDDIQLVGIISCAGCPTLTGSDKLLKRIRGLTEFRIDAIHFSNCIKNLCPFRKKYFLDIQKEFPNISIVIGTHTEHISDHEFKTRVKGLFSQENKTMIDMILGKD; encoded by the coding sequence ATGACAAGAATTGGTATTCTTACCTGTTCAAATGCGACACAAGATCTTGGCTGTTCATCTGCAAGTTGCTTAGCTGATTTTAGAAAAAAAAGAGGCTATTTTAAAGAATATGAAGATGATATTCAATTAGTAGGGATAATAAGTTGCGCAGGATGCCCAACCTTAACAGGTTCAGATAAGTTGTTGAAAAGAATTAGAGGACTTACGGAATTTCGTATAGATGCTATCCATTTTTCTAATTGTATTAAAAATCTTTGTCCGTTTAGGAAAAAATACTTTCTGGATATCCAGAAAGAATTCCCAAATATTTCGATAGTAATTGGAACTCACACAGAGCATATATCTGATCATGAATTTAAAACAAGAGTAAAAGGACTATTCTCTCAAGAGAATAAAACCATGATAGATATGATACTAGGTAAAGATTAA
- a CDS encoding aspartate aminotransferase family protein: protein MNSRSKFLLNTNARTPLVFSKAKGVYVWDTSGKKYLDLTAGQVCSIVGHCNDDLVKSAHVQSQKIIHIHSGFYSEEELQLAEKIAEINANKLNKSFFLTTGGEAVELAMRLAKLVTGKYEFVSLERSWHGLSSGCSALTGIQEYKKGTGPFPPGFIHIPAPDCYRCPYNLDKKECSSECLDIAEKIILSSSSDQIAAFVIEPVLAAGGIIVPPKSFFTRLKTLVESSNSLLIFDECQTGLGRTGKMFCYQHYGIEPDILILGKGLGGGYPISAVVTTEDISNKAFNNGFKYITSHMCDPFVCALALETINIIQRDNLVNNSLEMGNLFSVELNKLKNKHRVIGDIRGLGLMIGIEIVKNRNTKTPGISEGNKINQIAQDNGLIMNIVIPHNIFRIVPPIIINEEHINNAIEILDYSLSSCVSPE, encoded by the coding sequence ATGAATAGTAGATCGAAGTTTTTATTAAATACAAATGCACGAACTCCTCTAGTTTTTAGTAAAGCAAAAGGAGTCTATGTTTGGGATACTTCAGGAAAGAAATATCTCGATTTAACGGCTGGTCAAGTCTGTTCAATTGTTGGTCATTGCAACGATGACTTGGTTAAATCAGCACATGTTCAATCTCAAAAAATTATACATATCCACTCTGGATTTTATAGCGAAGAAGAATTGCAATTAGCAGAGAAAATCGCCGAAATAAATGCAAATAAATTAAACAAATCCTTTTTTCTTACTACTGGAGGCGAAGCTGTTGAGCTAGCAATGCGACTGGCAAAACTAGTTACAGGAAAATATGAATTTGTATCACTAGAGCGTAGTTGGCACGGATTATCTAGTGGGTGTTCTGCTCTGACAGGAATTCAAGAGTACAAAAAAGGGACAGGTCCTTTTCCTCCAGGATTTATCCATATCCCCGCACCTGATTGTTATAGATGCCCTTATAATCTTGATAAAAAAGAATGTAGTTCAGAGTGTCTTGATATCGCGGAAAAAATAATATTATCATCCAGTTCTGATCAAATAGCTGCATTTGTAATCGAACCAGTACTTGCGGCTGGAGGTATTATTGTACCACCAAAATCTTTTTTCACTAGACTCAAGACCTTAGTCGAATCAAGTAATTCTTTGCTTATATTTGATGAATGTCAAACAGGTCTAGGTCGAACAGGTAAAATGTTTTGTTATCAGCATTATGGGATTGAACCAGATATTTTAATTTTGGGTAAAGGGCTTGGTGGTGGCTATCCCATATCTGCCGTAGTAACAACAGAAGATATATCAAACAAAGCTTTTAATAATGGCTTTAAGTATATCACGTCACACATGTGTGACCCATTTGTATGCGCATTAGCTTTGGAGACAATTAATATAATTCAAAGAGACAATTTAGTGAATAACTCACTGGAGATGGGAAATTTATTTTCTGTTGAGTTAAATAAATTAAAAAATAAGCATAGAGTAATTGGTGATATTCGAGGCTTGGGTTTAATGATTGGTATTGAGATTGTTAAAAATAGGAATACAAAAACTCCAGGGATATCTGAAGGAAATAAAATAAATCAAATTGCACAAGATAATGGATTAATAATGAATATTGTCATACCACACAATATATTCAGAATAGTTCCTCCTATCATAATCAATGAAGAACATATTAATAATGCTATTGAAATTTTAGATTATAGCCTTAGCTCGTGTGTTTCTCCAGAATAA
- a CDS encoding radical SAM protein — MTKSLDILFINPQFRLNPPFDYKLIDPPRNLALLAAYVRKNDTTSLIIDMPISGISYEELIEEAKNNIPKMFAISNRSTYSFPIVQKIANLLKKNFPDIPIIVGGTYVSFQPEEALKTTGSIDYIVIGEGEHTLSELSQCILAGSDCSNLSGIAFRDKNGEIKRNKDAELIRDLAEIPLPEVNLLPMEIYVKRNERYILDISRGCLFACDYCTSSYVKKNIRYRPVENIISEIKVAYDLGFRNFYFFDDLFTANKKFVIEICKEIIKNDLFIKWPCMTRLKFVDDEVLSWMRKAGCDLIAYGVESTSEKYLKEIGKFDQLTLTEDVFSLTRSHGIRPLAFVIFGLPETTFNQEMETIKFLGKVKADAVGAFTFKPYPGTIYFSKPHEHGLNIVDYNFSKWSQLDEATHETKLLTKSEIIESMVLCNTLFRSGDSISPGKKYRRRKNVCIIKTKKGGVIYNPYLPENKRKTDMYLSCKKLTKEYFEVLYRCDGYHNHTDICNTIKLLFSYSEDEARSIVDETLNIAEDMQMIEVIPDVMEHIEKEDRLVTFGGGLV, encoded by the coding sequence TTGACTAAATCTCTAGATATCCTCTTTATAAATCCGCAATTTCGTCTTAATCCACCATTTGACTATAAATTAATTGATCCACCAAGAAATCTTGCACTATTAGCAGCGTATGTTCGTAAAAATGATACAACATCATTGATAATAGATATGCCAATTTCTGGTATTTCTTATGAAGAATTGATTGAAGAAGCAAAAAATAATATACCTAAAATGTTTGCTATCTCAAATAGATCAACATACAGTTTTCCAATAGTTCAAAAAATTGCAAATCTTCTCAAGAAAAATTTCCCTGATATCCCAATAATTGTTGGAGGAACATATGTTTCTTTTCAGCCAGAAGAAGCATTAAAGACGACAGGTAGCATTGATTATATTGTAATAGGCGAAGGTGAGCATACCCTTAGTGAATTAAGCCAATGTATTCTAGCAGGATCAGATTGTTCTAATTTGTCCGGAATTGCTTTTCGAGATAAAAATGGGGAAATTAAACGAAACAAAGATGCGGAATTAATAAGGGATCTTGCAGAAATCCCCTTGCCTGAAGTAAATTTACTTCCAATGGAAATTTATGTAAAAAGAAATGAGAGATATATTTTAGATATTTCAAGAGGATGCTTGTTTGCGTGTGATTATTGCACATCTTCCTATGTTAAAAAAAATATTAGATACCGACCAGTTGAAAATATAATATCTGAAATAAAAGTAGCTTATGATCTCGGATTTAGAAATTTCTATTTCTTTGATGATTTATTTACGGCAAACAAAAAATTTGTAATAGAGATTTGTAAAGAAATTATAAAAAATGATTTATTCATCAAGTGGCCATGTATGACAAGGCTGAAATTTGTTGATGATGAAGTTCTATCATGGATGAGAAAAGCTGGATGTGATCTTATTGCCTATGGAGTAGAAAGTACTTCAGAAAAATACTTAAAAGAAATCGGAAAGTTTGACCAGCTAACTCTTACAGAAGATGTTTTTTCCTTAACAAGAAGTCATGGTATACGACCATTAGCATTTGTAATATTTGGTCTGCCGGAAACAACATTTAATCAAGAAATGGAAACAATTAAATTTTTAGGAAAAGTAAAGGCAGATGCCGTGGGAGCATTCACATTTAAACCATATCCTGGCACAATATACTTCTCAAAGCCTCATGAACATGGCCTAAATATTGTCGACTATAATTTTTCAAAGTGGTCCCAGTTAGATGAAGCAACTCATGAAACAAAATTATTAACAAAAAGTGAAATTATAGAGTCTATGGTTTTGTGCAACACCCTTTTTCGGTCAGGTGACTCAATTTCTCCAGGGAAAAAATATCGTCGGAGAAAGAACGTGTGCATAATTAAAACGAAGAAGGGAGGCGTTATTTATAACCCATATCTTCCTGAGAATAAACGAAAAACAGATATGTATCTAAGCTGTAAAAAGTTAACGAAAGAGTATTTTGAAGTTTTGTATCGTTGTGATGGTTATCATAATCATACAGATATCTGCAATACCATAAAACTCCTATTTTCTTACTCAGAAGATGAAGCTAGATCCATTGTTGATGAGACGCTAAATATCGCTGAAGACATGCAAATGATTGAAGTTATTCCTGATGTTATGGAACATATCGAAAAAGAAGATCGGTTAGTTACGTTTGGAGGGGGGCTGGTATAA
- a CDS encoding N-acyl-L-homoserine lactone synthetase has translation MKEINEYLIVNFCEQNLIVKTLVSVTEKQQAYKFRKTIFIDELNWVKDGGDEFEIDEYDNTGTIPLGVFEQTGRMIAHLRITLPQHDFMMEKEFSVLIDTPIHKTDYAIEISRVCTCSDTRNIMITTSLGSYHISMLLYKGLYEWCCKNHIHTMYMVIEYKLFRLLKLSGFPCKKIGKIVLMPDGVSAISVKINWREFEKINSEAKPQLLSWFSNVESINCAA, from the coding sequence ATGAAAGAAATAAATGAATATTTAATCGTCAATTTTTGTGAACAGAATTTAATCGTTAAAACACTAGTAAGTGTCACTGAAAAACAACAAGCTTATAAATTTAGAAAAACTATATTTATTGATGAACTTAACTGGGTTAAAGATGGCGGGGATGAATTTGAAATTGACGAATACGATAACACGGGAACAATTCCACTGGGTGTATTTGAACAGACAGGTAGAATGATTGCACATTTACGTATAACACTACCTCAGCATGATTTTATGATGGAAAAAGAATTTAGCGTACTGATTGATACCCCTATTCACAAAACAGATTACGCTATCGAAATTAGTCGAGTATGCACCTGTTCAGACACCAGGAATATAATGATTACAACTTCTCTTGGAAGTTACCATATTTCCATGCTGTTATATAAAGGGTTATATGAGTGGTGTTGCAAAAATCATATACATACCATGTATATGGTAATAGAATATAAGCTTTTCAGATTGTTGAAACTTTCGGGTTTTCCTTGTAAGAAAATAGGGAAAATAGTCCTAATGCCTGATGGAGTCTCTGCTATTTCTGTAAAAATAAATTGGCGAGAGTTTGAAAAAATCAACAGTGAAGCTAAACCACAGTTACTATCTTGGTTTAGCAATGTAGAGTCAATAAATTGTGCAGCTTAA